The Negativicutes bacterium genome includes a window with the following:
- a CDS encoding IMP dehydrogenase has translation MAYYFKEASHTFGEYLLVPGYSSKDCIPQNVSLKTPLVKFKKGEEPLISMNIPLTSAIMQSVSDDKMAVALAKEGGVSFIYGSQSIENEAAMVARVKNYKSGFVTSDSNLKPNDTLLSVIDLKEKTGHSTMAVTEDGTPTGKLVGIVTSRDYRVTRMPMDTKVSEFMTPFSELIYADADISLKEANNMIWDHKLNMLPLVDAEQRLKYMVFRKDYTDNKENVSELIDPEKRYVVGAGINTRDYAERVPALIEAGADVLCIDSSEGFSEWQKITLEYIHKNFGDHIKVGAGNVVDREGFRFLAEAGADFIKVGIGGGSICITREQKGIGRGQATSIIDVVAARDEYYQETGIYIPICSDGGIVHDYHVTLALAMGADFVMLGRYFARFDESPTNRVKIKGNYLKEYWGEGSSRARNWQRYDMGGEKKLSFEEGVDSYVPYAGSLKDNVKVTLDKVRSTMCNCGALTIDELHKNAKLTLVSSTSIVEGSSHDVIVKDKYYRNEE, from the coding sequence ATGGCTTATTACTTTAAAGAAGCATCACATACTTTTGGAGAATACTTATTGGTACCGGGCTATTCTTCAAAAGACTGCATTCCACAAAATGTTAGTTTAAAAACACCACTTGTAAAATTTAAAAAAGGTGAAGAACCTTTAATTTCAATGAACATTCCTCTTACTTCAGCTATAATGCAGTCAGTTTCGGATGATAAAATGGCAGTAGCATTAGCTAAAGAAGGTGGTGTGTCCTTTATTTATGGATCACAATCCATTGAAAATGAAGCAGCGATGGTCGCTAGAGTGAAAAATTATAAATCAGGTTTTGTAACTAGTGATTCAAACTTGAAGCCTAACGATACTTTATTATCAGTAATTGATTTAAAAGAAAAAACAGGACATTCAACAATGGCCGTTACCGAAGACGGTACGCCTACCGGTAAATTGGTAGGGATAGTGACTAGTCGTGATTATCGTGTTACTAGAATGCCAATGGATACAAAAGTTTCTGAATTTATGACCCCTTTTAGCGAATTAATTTATGCTGATGCTGATATTTCACTAAAAGAAGCGAACAATATGATTTGGGATCATAAATTAAATATGTTGCCATTAGTTGATGCGGAGCAACGCCTAAAATATATGGTTTTCCGTAAAGATTATACTGATAACAAAGAAAATGTCAGCGAATTGATTGATCCAGAGAAACGCTATGTTGTAGGTGCTGGTATTAATACTCGTGATTATGCAGAAAGAGTACCTGCATTAATTGAAGCTGGAGCAGATGTATTATGTATTGATTCATCTGAAGGATTTTCGGAATGGCAAAAAATCACACTAGAGTATATTCATAAGAACTTTGGCGATCATATCAAAGTTGGTGCGGGAAATGTTGTTGATCGTGAAGGGTTTAGATTTTTAGCGGAAGCCGGTGCTGATTTTATTAAAGTTGGTATTGGTGGCGGTTCAATTTGTATTACGCGTGAGCAAAAAGGGATTGGTCGTGGTCAAGCAACTTCGATTATTGATGTTGTGGCAGCACGTGATGAATACTATCAAGAAACAGGAATTTATATTCCGATTTGTTCTGATGGTGGGATTGTTCATGATTATCATGTGACCTTAGCCTTAGCAATGGGTGCTGATTTTGTAATGCTTGGTAGATATTTTGCACGCTTTGATGAAAGTCCAACTAACCGTGTAAAAATTAAAGGTAATTACTTAAAAGAATATTGGGGCGAAGGTTCAAGTAGAGCAAGAAACTGGCAACGTTATGATATGGGTGGCGAGAAAAAATTATCCTTCGAAGAAGGTGTTGACTCTTATGTCCCTTATGCCGGTAGCCTAAAAGATAATGTTAAAGTTACATTAGATAAAGTTCGTTCAACAATGTGTAACTGTGGTGCATTAACTATTGATGAATTGCATAAAAATGCTAAGCTTACTTTAGTTTCATCAACCAGTATTGTTGAAGGTAGCTCGCATGATGTAATAGTTAAAGACAAATATTATCGTAATGAAGAGTAA
- a CDS encoding HAD-IA family hydrolase, with product MKKYKVILFDLDGTLSDSQEGIVKSIQYSLKKLGIIEDDLLKLKSSIGGSLADIYTKWYGLSPEIAQEGIRLYRERFEKEGIFENNLFYGVKDLLANLKDSGKILGLATAKPNIYAEQILIKEDIRKYFDVVVGADFNNNQKTKSDIIRLAIEAVSFDNKQDYIMVGDRYHDIVGANDNGIDSVAVTYGYGELAELTKAQPKMIVNSVAELTKVLLI from the coding sequence ATGAAAAAATATAAGGTTATTTTATTTGATTTGGATGGAACTTTATCAGACTCGCAAGAGGGAATAGTAAAGAGTATTCAATACTCCTTAAAAAAACTGGGGATTATCGAAGATGATTTATTGAAGTTAAAATCAAGTATTGGCGGTTCTCTAGCTGATATTTATACTAAATGGTATGGCTTATCGCCAGAAATAGCACAAGAAGGAATCAGATTATATCGAGAAAGGTTTGAAAAAGAAGGTATTTTTGAAAATAATTTATTTTATGGCGTTAAAGATCTTTTAGCAAATTTAAAAGATTCTGGTAAGATATTGGGTTTAGCTACAGCCAAACCTAATATTTATGCTGAACAAATATTAATTAAAGAAGATATTAGAAAATACTTTGACGTTGTAGTGGGCGCAGATTTTAACAATAACCAAAAGACTAAAAGCGATATTATCAGATTAGCAATTGAAGCGGTGAGTTTTGATAATAAACAAGACTATATTATGGTTGGAGACCGCTATCATGATATTGTTGGCGCTAATGATAATGGCATTGATAGTGTCGCGGTTACTTATGGCTATGGTGAGCTAGCAGAATTAACAAAAGCACAACCTAAGATGATTGTGAACAGCGTGGCAGAATTAACAAAAGTTTTGCTAATATAA